A region of Osmerus eperlanus chromosome 9, fOsmEpe2.1, whole genome shotgun sequence DNA encodes the following proteins:
- the cep170ba gene encoding centrosomal protein of 170 kDa protein B isoform X3, translated as MSMKSLEARSKEMLQSGSSRNGDPPLSRQEKDSERRAAPAHSEAPVSRPTPLYGQPSWWGEEDEEEEQRTEEEHTENSKDVDGALPDGSSIFSHREPRYFEIPTKDIQLQSPRKTEPQESHLHERPTKDTSPAPCPAPTPPAVQSHASFTIEFDECTPGKMKIKDHVTKFSLRQRKPPGREAVGTPTEVMSAESKVADWLVQSDQSVMSRSLRSEDVYRPKHSQAKGHLHGDGTHSDSEEPEKIVQSRPPIASPASLPPQTASYPKLSRPRPPPASSPLSSSPSESSFPPPSQDKSDLQQAFVIEFFDENTRQKRSQSFTAPQPSPGSPNAKVERRRGHGQGEERPGPSLGPSSLSSAPTQQYTVPLKAPGSSGLQRAGSLRREKTEERISSGPSSRSSSSRPFSSVGRRSRLAQDFTESVRQAKLRQPTPSWERESEAVSPPESPEPSPAIAPSLPDPPAPLPDRHLPQSCPPPSQPAPLKPPLVSPRGSRTEEEDSLSDAGTYTIDSELQENDVDVEEARSRIDQVFGVERLVPPSPAADRAGRGPALAGAGQERSEGSSGELPAPAQAGRLEQVRRGVAQSPRWVSRWASLAESYSPSSTASGLAHIPAHMDLSGEGSRILHQVALRDRNQDSSEAPATRMHRALPPETPSIHLHQDARPSGGGETDGSLAVAQKQGDQPGLGVCEEVEPDSLSDASRSDDGLVVEQRRDVCGRPQKSPSHRQEEPQGPPAKSTSFYIGSEERPAKQEQGCQPATPKTERKQAPPPKTFSTATLTKQRGSPEVQPVRPSASAPSLQDGQSPRDNTSSSPASLLRQESFTKDRPSHVGNITLLPNISNQPAFRNQDPAEAHQETQSYLRDTQDVLASLEAKLQAQQDAPAPRPVEDSLSGESDMDTSSTFSQRSGKTAATSALQRERSTASSLSQDSERLPLARARPSQSRRAQGGEEKPSGRPGLRRGASQHGSMDLSDDPQSWPSTVSSDQEGGPHGPRRRQPTPQREEGATAFLSAVGRVLARSSSLSAPRATRASMLRRARLGEASDNEGPETERVSPGSQEAAGPPARNAQEKKLSRLDLLAMPRKRTGSFTTPSDTEASAVPGAAGRAGGFSNRSSDSNSSSVRKASVPVTKPSLQRPPGGAGKPLTRLRSSSAKYASSTASSRRRHKGSDYTSTSEEEYDSTQSAPKHTRSSRPPPASSSPRSQPRPQPLVARRPHTGPPEEDSHEGDALQTWSTHSAQIAKLSQDLAKDLAILAREIHDVAGEADLPSSPSPEAAPGASASPEASSPAASTAHRSQSGRLLPEAGPTRQRLPPGPGPGPGPGPGPGPGPAPARRADDMQPEDSRLLGGEQEEVVDSLMLDPVAQISMAIRQNTELLTEKIKVLFQNKTEVWEEIEAKIDAENDTPFLKTSNKEITSILKELRRVQKQLEVINTIIEPNGQLDPSRVFTPNYPSSGGARLSRALPRDWRHPAQPGPHRAPSQPGSHRASEGYRRAMMSDEDGYVV; from the exons AGAACAGCAAGGATGTCGATGGTGCTCTCCCAGACGGCAGCTCCATCTTCTCCCACCGGGAGCCGCGCTACTTTGAGATCCCCACCAAGGACATCCAGCTGCAGAGCCCCAGGAAGACCGAGCCCCAGGAGTCCCATCTGCACGAGCGACCCACCAAGGACaccagccccgccccctgccccgcccccacgCCCCCCGCGGTGCAGAGCCACGCCTCGTTCACCATCGAGTTTGACGAGTGCACGCCTGGCAAGATGAAGATCAAGGACCACGTGACCAAGTTCTCGCTCCGCCAGCGCAAACCCCCAGGCAGGGAAGCGGTCGGCACGCCCACCGAGGTGATGTCAGCGGAGAGCAAGgtggctgattggctggtgcAGAGCGACCAGAGCGTGATGAGTAGGAGTTTACGCTCTGAAGACGTGTACCGACCCAAACACAGCCAGGCCAAAG GTCACCTTCACGGAGATGGAACTCACAGTGACTCAGAGGAACCAGAGAAGATCGTCCAATCACGTCCACCCATCGCATCGCcggcttctctccccccccagacagcCTCGTACCCCAAGCTGTCccgcccccgccctcctccagcctcctccccgctctcctcctccccctcagagtccagcttccctcctccttcccaggACAAGTCAGATCTCCAGCAGGCCTTCGTCATCGAGTTCTTTGATGAAAACACGAGACAGAAACGCTCCCAGTCCTTCaccgccccccagcccagccctggatCCCCTAACGCCAaggtggagagacggaggggtcacggccagggggaggagagaccaggcccCTCTCTAGGCCCCTCCAGCCTCAGCAGCGCCCCTACCCAGCAGTACACGGTGCCCCTGAAGGCCCCTGGCTCCTCGGGGCTCCAGAGGGCCGGCTCCCTCCGGAGGGAGAAGACCGAGGAGCGCATCAGCAGCGGcccctcctcccgctcctcctcctccaggccgttcagCAGCGTGGGACGCAGGTCCAGGCTAGCGCAGGACTTCACTgagtctgtgaggcaggccaagctgagacagcccacccccagctgggagagagagtctgAGGCCGTATCACCTCCAGAGAGCCCAGAGCCCAGCCCTGCGattgcccccagcctccccgacCCCCCCGCGCCCCTCCCTGACCGCCACCTGCCCcagagctgcccccctcccagccagcCGGCTCCTCTGAAGCCCCCCCTGGTGAGCCCCCGGGGATCAAGgaccgaggaggaggacagtctGAGCGACGCAGGGACCTACACCATCGACAGTGAGCTCCAGGAGAATGATGTTGATGTGGAAGAGGCTCGCAGCAGGATCGACCAG GTGTTTGGTGTTGAGCGCCTCGTGCCGCCCAGCCCGGCTGCAGACAGGGCAGGGCGTGGCCCTGCGCTGGCCGGGGCGGGGCAGGAGCGTAGTGAGGGTAGCAGTGGGGAGCTTCCAGCTCctgcacaggcaggcaggctggaacAG GTGCGGCGTGGCGTGGCGCAGAGCCCCAGGTGGGTGTCACGCTGGGCCAGCCTGGCTGAAAGCTACTCTCCCTCCAGCACTGCCTCTGGCCTCGCTCACATCCCGGCCCACATGGACCTGTCAggagaag GTAGCAGAATCCTCCACCAGGTGGCGCTGCGTGACAGGAACCAGGACAGCTCAGAGGCCCCGGCCACCAGAATGCACCGCGCCCTGCCCCCCGAGACTCCCAGCATCCACCTCCACCAGGACGCCCGCCCGTCTGGCGGGGGGGAGACGGACGGGAGCCTGGCCGTCGCCCAGAAACAGGGGGACCAGCCCGGGCTGGGTGTGTGCGAGGAGGTGGAGCCTGACAGTCTGAGCGACGCCAGCAGGTCAGACGACGGCTTGGtggtggagcagaggagagacgtGTGTGGGAGACCCCAGAAGAGCCCGTCTCACCGCCAGGAGGAGCCTCAGGGACCCCCGGCCAAGTCCACGTCCTTCTACATCGGCTCTGAGGAGCGCCCGGCCAAGCAGGAGCAGGGCTGCCAGCCAGCCACGCCAAAAACGGAGCGGAAACAAGCACCCCCTCCCAAGACCTTCTCCACCGCCACCCTCACCAAGCAGAGAGGCAGCCCTGAGGTCCAGCCGGTCCGGCCCAGCGCCTCTGCCCCCAGCCTGCAGGACGGCCAGAGCCCCCGGGACAACacatcctcctccccagcctcgcTGCTCAGACAGGAGAGCTTTACCAAGGACCGGCCCAGCCATGTCGGCAACATCACCCTGCTCCCAAACATCTCCAACCAGCCGGCCTTCAGGAACCAGGACCCTGCGGAGGCCCACCAGGAGACGCAGTCCTACCTCAGAGACACCCAGGATGTCCTGGCCTCCCTGGAGGCCAAGCTCCAGGCCCAGCAGGACGCCCCCGCTCCCCGCCCCGTAGAAGACTCCCTCTCTGGGGAATCAGACATGGACACCTCCAGCACCTTCAGCCAGCGCAGCGGGAAGACGGCCGCCACCAGCGCCCTCCAGAGGGAGAGGTCCACCGCTAGCTCGCTCAGTCAGGACTCGGAGCGCCTGCCTCTGGCCCGGGCCCGTCCGTCCCAGAGCAGGAGAGcccaggggggggaggagaagcccAGCGGCAGGCCGGGGCTGAGACGTGGTGCCAGCCAGCACGGATCCATGGACCTGAGCGACGACCCCCAGAGCTGGCCCAGCACTGTGTCCTCAGACCAGGAGGGTGGCCCCCACGGCCCCCGCAGGAGGCAGCCCACcccccagagggaggagggagctacTGCATTTCTGAGCGCCGTGGGCCGGGTCCTGGCCCGCTCCAGCAGCCTGTCCGCCCCCAGGGCCACCAGGGCCTCCATGCTGCGCCGGGCTCGCCTGGGCGAGGCCTCCGACAACGAAGGCCCCGAGACGGAGAGGGTCTCACCCGGCTCCCAGGAGGCGGCGGGGCCTCCTGCCAGGAACGCCCAGGAGAAGAAGCTGTCCAGGCTGGATCTGCTGGCCATGCCCCGGAAGAGGACCGGCTCCTTCACCACCCCCAGCGACACGGAGGCCTCAGCCGTGCCCGGGGCggcggggagggcaggagggttcTCCAACCGCAGCTCAGACTCCAACAGCAGCTCCGTCCGCAAGGCCTCGGTCCCCGTGACCAAGCCTTCCCTGCAGCGGCCCCCGGGGGGCGCTGGGAAACCCCTCACTAGACTACGCTCCTCCTCAGCCAAGTACGCCAGCAGCACGGCCA GCTCTCGGAGGCGACACAAGGGCTCCGACTACACCTCCACCTCTGAGGAGGAGTACGACTCCACCCAGAGCgcccctaaacacacacgctcctcccgcccccccccagcctccagcagccCCCGCTCCCAGCCTCGCCCACAGCCCCTGGTGGCCCGGCGGCCCCACACGGGACCCCCCGAGGAGGACAGCCACGAGGGGGATGCCCTCCAGACCTGGTCCACACACAGCGCACAGATAGCCAA ACTGAGTCAGGACCTGGCTAAGGACCTGGCCATCCTGGCCAGGGAGATCCATGATGTGGCAGGAGAAGCAGACTTGCCCAGTTCCCCCAGCCCAGAAGCGGCCCCTGGGGCCAGCGCCTCCCCCGAGGCCAGTTCCCCCGCTGCCAGCACAGCCCACCGCAGCCAG TCGGGGCGGCTCCTCCCTGAGGCTGGTCCCACCCGGCAGAGACTCCcccctggtcctggccctggccctggccctggtcctggccctggtcctggccctg CTCCGGCCAGGCGTGCAGACGACATGCAGCCAGAGGACTCTAGACTCctgggaggggagcaggaggag GTGGTGGACAGCCTCATGCTGGACCCCGTGGCCCAGATCTCCATGGCTATTCGACAAAACACAGAGCTGCTAACAGAGAAGATCAA AGTGCTGTTTCAAAACAAGACCGAGGTCTGGGAGGAGATCGAAGCCAAGATTGATGCTGAGAATGACACACCTTTTCTGAAAACCTCCAACAAG GAGATAACATCGATTCTGAAAGAATTGAGGAGAGTTCAGAAGCAACTAGAAG TGATCAACACCATCATCGAACCAAACGGACAGCTAGACCCATCCAGGGTGTTCACCCCTAACTACCCGTCCTCAGGTGGAGCCCGGCTCTCCAGGGCCCTGCCCAGAGACTGGAGacacccagcccagcctggCCCCCACAGGGCCCCTTCCCAGCCTGGCTCCCACAGGGCCAGCGAGGGCTACAGGAGGGCCATGATGTCAGACGAAGATGGCTATGTGGTCTGA
- the cep170ba gene encoding centrosomal protein of 170 kDa protein B isoform X2 translates to MSMKSLEARSKEMLQSGSSRNGDPPLSRQEKDSERRAAPAHSEAPVSRPTPLYGQPSWWGEEDEEEEQRTEEEHTENSKDVDGALPDGSSIFSHREPRYFEIPTKDIQLQSPRKTEPQESHLHERPTKDTSPAPCPAPTPPAVQSHASFTIEFDECTPGKMKIKDHVTKFSLRQRKPPGREAVGTPTEVMSAESKVADWLVQSDQSVMSRSLRSEDVYRPKHSQAKGHLHGDGTHSDSEEPEKIVQSRPPIASPASLPPQTASYPKLSRPRPPPASSPLSSSPSESSFPPPSQDKSDLQQAFVIEFFDENTRQKRSQSFTAPQPSPGSPNAKVERRRGHGQGEERPGPSLGPSSLSSAPTQQYTVPLKAPGSSGLQRAGSLRREKTEERISSGPSSRSSSSRPFSSVGRRSRLAQDFTESVRQAKLRQPTPSWERESEAVSPPESPEPSPAIAPSLPDPPAPLPDRHLPQSCPPPSQPAPLKPPLVSPRGSRTEEEDSLSDAGTYTIDSELQENDVDVEEARSRIDQVFGVERLVPPSPAADRAGRGPALAGAGQERSEGSSGELPAPAQAGRLEQVRRGVAQSPRWVSRWASLAESYSPSSTASGLAHIPAHMDLSGEGSRILHQVALRDRNQDSSEAPATRMHRALPPETPSIHLHQDARPSGGGETDGSLAVAQKQGDQPGLGVCEEVEPDSLSDASRSDDGLVVEQRRDVCGRPQKSPSHRQEEPQGPPAKSTSFYIGSEERPAKQEQGCQPATPKTERKQAPPPKTFSTATLTKQRGSPEVQPVRPSASAPSLQDGQSPRDNTSSSPASLLRQESFTKDRPSHVGNITLLPNISNQPAFRNQDPAEAHQETQSYLRDTQDVLASLEAKLQAQQDAPAPRPVEDSLSGESDMDTSSTFSQRSGKTAATSALQRERSTASSLSQDSERLPLARARPSQSRRAQGGEEKPSGRPGLRRGASQHGSMDLSDDPQSWPSTVSSDQEGGPHGPRRRQPTPQREEGATAFLSAVGRVLARSSSLSAPRATRASMLRRARLGEASDNEGPETERVSPGSQEAAGPPARNAQEKKLSRLDLLAMPRKRTGSFTTPSDTEASAVPGAAGRAGGFSNRSSDSNSSSVRKASVPVTKPSLQRPPGGAGKPLTRLRSSSAKYASSTASSRRRHKGSDYTSTSEEEYDSTQSAPKHTRSSRPPPASSSPRSQPRPQPLVARRPHTGPPEEDSHEGDALQTWSTHSAQIAKLSQDLAKDLAILAREIHDVAGEADLPSSPSPEAAPGASASPEASSPAASTAHRSQSGRLLPEAGPTRQRLPPGPGPGPGPGPGPGPGPGPAPARRADDMQPEDSRLLGGEQEEVVDSLMLDPVAQISMAIRQNTELLTEKIKVLFQNKTEVWEEIEAKIDAENDTPFLKTSNKEITSILKELRRVQKQLEVINTIIEPNGQLDPSRVFTPNYPSSGGARLSRALPRDWRHPAQPGPHRAPSQPGSHRASEGYRRAMMSDEDGYVV, encoded by the exons AGAACAGCAAGGATGTCGATGGTGCTCTCCCAGACGGCAGCTCCATCTTCTCCCACCGGGAGCCGCGCTACTTTGAGATCCCCACCAAGGACATCCAGCTGCAGAGCCCCAGGAAGACCGAGCCCCAGGAGTCCCATCTGCACGAGCGACCCACCAAGGACaccagccccgccccctgccccgcccccacgCCCCCCGCGGTGCAGAGCCACGCCTCGTTCACCATCGAGTTTGACGAGTGCACGCCTGGCAAGATGAAGATCAAGGACCACGTGACCAAGTTCTCGCTCCGCCAGCGCAAACCCCCAGGCAGGGAAGCGGTCGGCACGCCCACCGAGGTGATGTCAGCGGAGAGCAAGgtggctgattggctggtgcAGAGCGACCAGAGCGTGATGAGTAGGAGTTTACGCTCTGAAGACGTGTACCGACCCAAACACAGCCAGGCCAAAG GTCACCTTCACGGAGATGGAACTCACAGTGACTCAGAGGAACCAGAGAAGATCGTCCAATCACGTCCACCCATCGCATCGCcggcttctctccccccccagacagcCTCGTACCCCAAGCTGTCccgcccccgccctcctccagcctcctccccgctctcctcctccccctcagagtccagcttccctcctccttcccaggACAAGTCAGATCTCCAGCAGGCCTTCGTCATCGAGTTCTTTGATGAAAACACGAGACAGAAACGCTCCCAGTCCTTCaccgccccccagcccagccctggatCCCCTAACGCCAaggtggagagacggaggggtcacggccagggggaggagagaccaggcccCTCTCTAGGCCCCTCCAGCCTCAGCAGCGCCCCTACCCAGCAGTACACGGTGCCCCTGAAGGCCCCTGGCTCCTCGGGGCTCCAGAGGGCCGGCTCCCTCCGGAGGGAGAAGACCGAGGAGCGCATCAGCAGCGGcccctcctcccgctcctcctcctccaggccgttcagCAGCGTGGGACGCAGGTCCAGGCTAGCGCAGGACTTCACTgagtctgtgaggcaggccaagctgagacagcccacccccagctgggagagagagtctgAGGCCGTATCACCTCCAGAGAGCCCAGAGCCCAGCCCTGCGattgcccccagcctccccgacCCCCCCGCGCCCCTCCCTGACCGCCACCTGCCCcagagctgcccccctcccagccagcCGGCTCCTCTGAAGCCCCCCCTGGTGAGCCCCCGGGGATCAAGgaccgaggaggaggacagtctGAGCGACGCAGGGACCTACACCATCGACAGTGAGCTCCAGGAGAATGATGTTGATGTGGAAGAGGCTCGCAGCAGGATCGACCAG GTGTTTGGTGTTGAGCGCCTCGTGCCGCCCAGCCCGGCTGCAGACAGGGCAGGGCGTGGCCCTGCGCTGGCCGGGGCGGGGCAGGAGCGTAGTGAGGGTAGCAGTGGGGAGCTTCCAGCTCctgcacaggcaggcaggctggaacAG GTGCGGCGTGGCGTGGCGCAGAGCCCCAGGTGGGTGTCACGCTGGGCCAGCCTGGCTGAAAGCTACTCTCCCTCCAGCACTGCCTCTGGCCTCGCTCACATCCCGGCCCACATGGACCTGTCAggagaag GTAGCAGAATCCTCCACCAGGTGGCGCTGCGTGACAGGAACCAGGACAGCTCAGAGGCCCCGGCCACCAGAATGCACCGCGCCCTGCCCCCCGAGACTCCCAGCATCCACCTCCACCAGGACGCCCGCCCGTCTGGCGGGGGGGAGACGGACGGGAGCCTGGCCGTCGCCCAGAAACAGGGGGACCAGCCCGGGCTGGGTGTGTGCGAGGAGGTGGAGCCTGACAGTCTGAGCGACGCCAGCAGGTCAGACGACGGCTTGGtggtggagcagaggagagacgtGTGTGGGAGACCCCAGAAGAGCCCGTCTCACCGCCAGGAGGAGCCTCAGGGACCCCCGGCCAAGTCCACGTCCTTCTACATCGGCTCTGAGGAGCGCCCGGCCAAGCAGGAGCAGGGCTGCCAGCCAGCCACGCCAAAAACGGAGCGGAAACAAGCACCCCCTCCCAAGACCTTCTCCACCGCCACCCTCACCAAGCAGAGAGGCAGCCCTGAGGTCCAGCCGGTCCGGCCCAGCGCCTCTGCCCCCAGCCTGCAGGACGGCCAGAGCCCCCGGGACAACacatcctcctccccagcctcgcTGCTCAGACAGGAGAGCTTTACCAAGGACCGGCCCAGCCATGTCGGCAACATCACCCTGCTCCCAAACATCTCCAACCAGCCGGCCTTCAGGAACCAGGACCCTGCGGAGGCCCACCAGGAGACGCAGTCCTACCTCAGAGACACCCAGGATGTCCTGGCCTCCCTGGAGGCCAAGCTCCAGGCCCAGCAGGACGCCCCCGCTCCCCGCCCCGTAGAAGACTCCCTCTCTGGGGAATCAGACATGGACACCTCCAGCACCTTCAGCCAGCGCAGCGGGAAGACGGCCGCCACCAGCGCCCTCCAGAGGGAGAGGTCCACCGCTAGCTCGCTCAGTCAGGACTCGGAGCGCCTGCCTCTGGCCCGGGCCCGTCCGTCCCAGAGCAGGAGAGcccaggggggggaggagaagcccAGCGGCAGGCCGGGGCTGAGACGTGGTGCCAGCCAGCACGGATCCATGGACCTGAGCGACGACCCCCAGAGCTGGCCCAGCACTGTGTCCTCAGACCAGGAGGGTGGCCCCCACGGCCCCCGCAGGAGGCAGCCCACcccccagagggaggagggagctacTGCATTTCTGAGCGCCGTGGGCCGGGTCCTGGCCCGCTCCAGCAGCCTGTCCGCCCCCAGGGCCACCAGGGCCTCCATGCTGCGCCGGGCTCGCCTGGGCGAGGCCTCCGACAACGAAGGCCCCGAGACGGAGAGGGTCTCACCCGGCTCCCAGGAGGCGGCGGGGCCTCCTGCCAGGAACGCCCAGGAGAAGAAGCTGTCCAGGCTGGATCTGCTGGCCATGCCCCGGAAGAGGACCGGCTCCTTCACCACCCCCAGCGACACGGAGGCCTCAGCCGTGCCCGGGGCggcggggagggcaggagggttcTCCAACCGCAGCTCAGACTCCAACAGCAGCTCCGTCCGCAAGGCCTCGGTCCCCGTGACCAAGCCTTCCCTGCAGCGGCCCCCGGGGGGCGCTGGGAAACCCCTCACTAGACTACGCTCCTCCTCAGCCAAGTACGCCAGCAGCACGGCCA GCTCTCGGAGGCGACACAAGGGCTCCGACTACACCTCCACCTCTGAGGAGGAGTACGACTCCACCCAGAGCgcccctaaacacacacgctcctcccgcccccccccagcctccagcagccCCCGCTCCCAGCCTCGCCCACAGCCCCTGGTGGCCCGGCGGCCCCACACGGGACCCCCCGAGGAGGACAGCCACGAGGGGGATGCCCTCCAGACCTGGTCCACACACAGCGCACAGATAGCCAA ACTGAGTCAGGACCTGGCTAAGGACCTGGCCATCCTGGCCAGGGAGATCCATGATGTGGCAGGAGAAGCAGACTTGCCCAGTTCCCCCAGCCCAGAAGCGGCCCCTGGGGCCAGCGCCTCCCCCGAGGCCAGTTCCCCCGCTGCCAGCACAGCCCACCGCAGCCAG TCGGGGCGGCTCCTCCCTGAGGCTGGTCCCACCCGGCAGAGACTCCcccctggtcctggccctggccctggccctggtcctggccctggtcctggccctggtcctg CTCCGGCCAGGCGTGCAGACGACATGCAGCCAGAGGACTCTAGACTCctgggaggggagcaggaggag GTGGTGGACAGCCTCATGCTGGACCCCGTGGCCCAGATCTCCATGGCTATTCGACAAAACACAGAGCTGCTAACAGAGAAGATCAA AGTGCTGTTTCAAAACAAGACCGAGGTCTGGGAGGAGATCGAAGCCAAGATTGATGCTGAGAATGACACACCTTTTCTGAAAACCTCCAACAAG GAGATAACATCGATTCTGAAAGAATTGAGGAGAGTTCAGAAGCAACTAGAAG TGATCAACACCATCATCGAACCAAACGGACAGCTAGACCCATCCAGGGTGTTCACCCCTAACTACCCGTCCTCAGGTGGAGCCCGGCTCTCCAGGGCCCTGCCCAGAGACTGGAGacacccagcccagcctggCCCCCACAGGGCCCCTTCCCAGCCTGGCTCCCACAGGGCCAGCGAGGGCTACAGGAGGGCCATGATGTCAGACGAAGATGGCTATGTGGTCTGA